CAGCGGCTTGCCGCTGCCGGGCGCGGACCGAAGATCCACATCGACCCCAGGCTCTGAGCGGGAGGCGGCACGATGGATGACTACGCGGGACTGGTAGCAGTGGTCACTGGTGGCGCCAGTGGTATCGGCGCGGCGACCGCCGATCTGCTCGCCGACCGCGGCGCACGGGTCGCCGTGCTCGACCGCGACCTGTCGACGGCCGAGCCGCGCCACCTGGGCGTCGAGTGCGACGTGACCGACCGAGCCTCGGTGGACGCTGCCGTGGGCCGAGTGGTCGCCGAGCTCGGTGGTCTCGACGTCTGCATCAACAACGCGGGCATCGGCGCCCAGGGCGACGTCGCGGCCAACGACGACGACGAGTGGCACCGGGTGCTCGACGTCAACGTCGTCGGCATCGCCCGGGTCACCGCCGCGGCACTGCCCCACCTGCGCCGGTCGCGGGCCGCCGCCGTGGTAGCCACCTCCTCGGTGGTCGCCCGCGTCGGTCTGCCGCAGCGGGCGCTCTACGGCGCGAGCAAGGGCGCGGTCCTCGCGCTGACGCTCGCGATGGCCGCCGACCACGTCGCCGAGGGCATCCGGGTCAACTGCGTGGCGCCCGGCACCGCCGACACGCCATGGGTGGGCCGGCTGCTCGACGCAGCCGACGACCCGGCCGCCGCGGCCGCCCAGCTGCGGGCGCGCCAGCCGATGGGCCGGCTCGTCACTGCCGCCGAGGTCGCTTCGGCGATCGCCTACCTCGGGAGCCCGCTCTCGGGGTCGACGACCGGCACGGTGCTCACCGTGGACGGCGGGCTCAGCGCCCTGCGCCTGCCGCCGCGGAGCTGAGCGGGCGTCACAGCAGGGCGCGCAGTTGCCCCAGCCACTGCGCCGCCAGCCGCTGCCCGTCCGGCAGCTGGTCGGCGGGGTCGAGGCGCCACGCGGTGATCATCG
Above is a window of Motilibacter peucedani DNA encoding:
- a CDS encoding SDR family NAD(P)-dependent oxidoreductase translates to MDDYAGLVAVVTGGASGIGAATADLLADRGARVAVLDRDLSTAEPRHLGVECDVTDRASVDAAVGRVVAELGGLDVCINNAGIGAQGDVAANDDDEWHRVLDVNVVGIARVTAAALPHLRRSRAAAVVATSSVVARVGLPQRALYGASKGAVLALTLAMAADHVAEGIRVNCVAPGTADTPWVGRLLDAADDPAAAAAQLRARQPMGRLVTAAEVASAIAYLGSPLSGSTTGTVLTVDGGLSALRLPPRS